In Ignavibacteria bacterium, a genomic segment contains:
- a CDS encoding acyl carrier protein: MDIEAKVKEIVMNKLGVDAGQVTAAASFTNDLGADSLDTVELVMEFEKEFKLSIPDEDAEKISTVGSAIDYLKSKLH; the protein is encoded by the coding sequence ATGGATATCGAAGCAAAAGTAAAAGAAATCGTAATGAATAAACTCGGCGTTGATGCCGGTCAGGTAACTGCAGCAGCATCATTTACGAATGATTTAGGGGCGGATTCGCTCGACACTGTCGAACTCGTAATGGAATTTGAAAAAGAATTCAAACTTTCTATTCCCGATGAAGACGCAGAAAAAATTTCTACTGTTGGAAGTGCGATTGATTACTTAAAATCCAAACTCCATTAA
- the fabF gene encoding beta-ketoacyl-ACP synthase II, with protein MALDRKRKRERRVVVTGLGPVTSIGIGVEPFWNGLLSGKNGFGPISRFDASAYDTRIAAEITNFDPLQFIDRKSIQRMDLFTQFAMAAAELAVRDAEINFEQFDRDRIGVIFGSGIGGMGTYFKQTQTVFELKRPDRISPFFVPMIISDIAAGYISIRYQVKGPNYATTSACATSAHAIGNGMMLIERGDADVMIVGGSEASITEMGVGGFTAMKAMSTRNDDPQHASRPFDKERDGFVIGEGGSVLIIEELRHALNRGAKIYCELSGIGFTGDAFHITQPAPNGEGAVRSMKRCIENAGLEPTDIDYINAHGTSTPFNDKTETQAMKQVFGDYAYQLLVSSTKSMTGHLLGAAGAMEAIATVLAVKNDVVPPTINYEFPDPDCDLNYVPNQMQKKIVNAALSNAFGFGGHNATLCFEKYREQ; from the coding sequence ATGGCTCTCGACAGAAAACGTAAACGTGAACGCCGAGTTGTCGTTACAGGTTTAGGTCCCGTAACATCCATCGGCATTGGCGTCGAACCATTTTGGAACGGATTACTTTCTGGAAAAAACGGTTTCGGTCCCATCTCACGTTTCGATGCAAGTGCGTATGATACTCGCATTGCCGCAGAAATAACCAACTTTGATCCGTTACAATTTATTGACCGCAAATCCATTCAACGAATGGATTTGTTCACACAATTTGCGATGGCAGCGGCAGAACTTGCGGTTCGCGACGCTGAAATAAATTTTGAACAATTCGACAGAGACAGAATCGGCGTAATATTTGGTTCTGGAATTGGAGGAATGGGTACGTATTTTAAGCAGACACAAACGGTGTTCGAACTCAAACGTCCCGATAGAATAAGTCCATTTTTTGTCCCAATGATTATTTCCGATATCGCCGCAGGATATATTTCCATTCGCTATCAGGTTAAAGGACCAAACTACGCGACAACTTCCGCATGTGCAACATCGGCGCACGCAATTGGTAATGGAATGATGCTTATTGAACGCGGTGATGCAGATGTAATGATTGTTGGCGGTTCCGAAGCGTCTATTACAGAGATGGGAGTTGGTGGATTTACTGCAATGAAAGCAATGTCCACTCGTAATGATGACCCGCAACATGCAAGTCGTCCTTTCGATAAAGAACGCGATGGCTTTGTCATCGGTGAAGGCGGAAGTGTTTTAATTATTGAAGAACTTCGGCATGCGCTCAATCGCGGAGCAAAAATTTATTGCGAACTTTCCGGAATAGGATTTACCGGTGATGCATTTCATATTACACAACCTGCACCCAACGGAGAAGGTGCAGTGCGTTCCATGAAACGTTGCATCGAAAACGCTGGACTTGAACCGACAGACATTGATTATATCAATGCTCACGGAACATCTACTCCTTTCAATGACAAAACAGAAACGCAAGCAATGAAACAAGTGTTTGGCGATTATGCATATCAGTTACTTGTAAGTTCAACAAAATCAATGACGGGACATCTACTTGGAGCCGCAGGAGCGATGGAAGCAATAGCAACGGTGCTTGCAGTAAAAAACGATGTTGTTCCGCCAACAATCAATTATGAATTCCCTGATCCCGATTGCGACTTAAATTATGTTCCCAATCAGATGCAGAAAAAAATAGTGAATGCCGCTCTTAGTAATGCATTTGGATTCGGCGGACACAATGCAACGCTTTGTTTCGAAAAATATCGGGAACAATAA
- the rnc gene encoding ribonuclease III: MLFKKIFRVFQQHTTPVSPTINLLSKRIGYSITQPHIFCEALRHRSSLQLLTPSQMTHSNERLEFLGDSILNFIVAEYVYQQHPDWEEGKLTKLRACLVNKKALTVLAKQIRLNELIEVNPSLPITSKKGNETIIADGFEAIIAAIYLDGGYDCAKKFVLSQLHTALSQGTLETTDENFKSQLLELSQGKNWGIPTYNVITEEGPNHNRTFGVEVTINNTVQGNGIGKSKKDAEQNAAEDALKKIL, encoded by the coding sequence GTGCTGTTCAAAAAAATTTTCCGTGTCTTCCAACAACATACGACTCCTGTTTCTCCAACAATAAATTTATTGTCGAAGAGAATTGGATATTCTATTACTCAACCACACATATTCTGCGAAGCGTTACGACATCGCTCTTCTCTGCAACTTCTCACTCCTTCGCAAATGACACATTCCAACGAACGATTGGAATTCCTCGGTGATTCCATTTTAAATTTCATCGTCGCGGAATATGTGTACCAACAACATCCGGATTGGGAAGAAGGCAAGTTGACGAAATTACGCGCATGTCTTGTCAATAAAAAAGCGCTTACCGTTCTCGCGAAACAAATTCGACTTAATGAATTGATAGAAGTAAACCCTTCGCTTCCGATTACTTCTAAAAAAGGGAATGAAACTATCATCGCCGACGGTTTCGAAGCAATTATTGCAGCAATTTATCTCGACGGCGGATACGATTGCGCAAAAAAATTTGTTCTTTCTCAACTTCATACAGCACTATCACAAGGAACGCTGGAAACAACGGATGAAAATTTTAAAAGCCAACTTCTTGAATTATCACAAGGAAAAAATTGGGGCATTCCAACATACAACGTAATTACGGAAGAAGGTCCGAACCACAACAGAACTTTTGGTGTCGAAGTAACAATCAACAATACTGTACAAGGAAATGGCATTGGAAAAAGCAAGAAAGATGCAGAACAAAACGCCGCTGAAGATGCATTGAAAAAAATTTTATAG